GGTGATGGCAGAGGTGAAGCAGGTATCTTCGCTTCGAGATCTCCAGTTTGGCCAACCACTTGACTACCCGACCGTTGACCTCACGGTGGACCGCGAGCATGCAGGGTGGCTTGGCGTCACGGTCGAGCAGGTCGGACGATCCCTGGCGGCGGCCACCTCCTCCAGCCGTTACATCCAGCCGAACTATTGGCGTGATCCGACGAGCGGGGTTGCATACCAGGTGCAGGTCGAGATCCCTCAGTCGCGGATCCGGTCCATCGGAGACCTCGAAAGTGTGCCCGTCATGTCCAATGGCGCAGCAGGTCCGCTCGTGAGGGATGTCGCACAGATCAGCTATGGGACCATGCCCGGCGAATACGATCGTTACAACCAACAGCGGATGATCACCATCACCGCCAACACCGCAGGGACGGATCTGGGAAGTGCTGCCAGCGAAGTGGCTGCGGCCATCCGTCGGGCTGGCGATCCGCCTCGCGGGGTGGTCGTCGCTCTACGCGGCCAGGTTCCCCCGATGCAGCAGACACTTTTCGGCTTGGAGACGGGGCTGGCGCTTGCCATCGTGGTGATCTTTCTGCTCCTGACGGGCAATTTCCAGTCGATGCGCCTGGCCTTCGTTGTGCTCTCGACGGCTCCATCGGTCATCCTGGGTGTCCTGATCGCCTTGTGGATCACGGGTACCACGCTGAATGTGCAATCGTTCATGGGGGCCATCATGTCGATCGGTGTCTCGGTTGCCAACGCGATCCTACTGGTCACATTTGCTGAGCACTACCGATGTGAAGGTCAGCCTGCAGACGTAGCAGCGAAAGAAGGCGGCAGGAGTAGACTCCGACCGATCCTGATGACCAGCATGGCGATGATTGCGGGTATGATCCCGATGGCGCTGGCGCTTGGCGAAGGCGGAGAGCAGACGGCTCCTCTGGGTCGGGCGGTCATAGGCGGGCTTGTCGCCTCCACACTTGCGGTGCTCGTGATCCTTCCGCTAGTCTTTGCGACAGTGCAGCGCCGGGCCAGTCGAACGGTAGCCTCACTGCATCCCGATGATGTGGACAGGTGAATGGTAGGGGGCGGAGCGAAGCTCTCCTCCTAATATAAACTTGGGGGTTAGAGGAAATGCAGATAACCCGAAGGCAGCTCGTCCTGGCTCTGAGCCTCGCCGTCGCGACCACCGCGGTCGCCTCCTGGCGTCTGGTGTGGAACAGCGGAGAGAAAGCGCAGAGGCAGGGTGTTCGAGCCGGGGCCGAGCCGTCGCCGCAGATCCCGACCGTCCTGGTCACCCCGGTCGTCTCGCAGCGGTTAGATCGGCAGATTCTGCTCCACGGGGATCTCTCTGCCTATCAGGATGTGGCGCTCTATCCCAGGGTGCAGGGGTTCGTAGAATGGATCGGCGTAGATCGGGGCTCTGCGGTCAGACAAGGTCAACTACTCGCCCGCTTGAGCGCGCCAGAAATGGTGGCGCAGCTCAGTGAGGCGGAGGCCAAGATCCGGGCCGTTCAGTCGGAGCGACTGGAGGCAGAGGCCAAGCTGGCCGCCGATGAGGCGACCTATAGACGGCTGAAAGCGGCCTCAGCCACGCCTGGAGTGGTGGCTGGAAACGATGTTGAGGTCGCCCAGAAAACAGTGGAGGCGAATCAGGCGCGCGTTCAACTCTGGAGAGAGAATGAGCAGGCCGCTCGGGAGGTAGCTCGTTCAGTCCAGGATATCGGGTCCTATCTCAAGATCACTGCACCATTTGACGGCATCATCACAGAGCGGAATGCTCATCAGGGCAGCCTCGTCGGGCCCTCCGGGACCCCTGCGGCTCAACCGATGCTGCGGATTCAACAGGTTGGGCGCATGCGTCTGGTCATTCCAGTGCCAGAGAGTGATCTGGCCGGCACCGCCCTCGGCACCCAGGTGAATTTCACTGTACCAGCATTTCCGGGCGAGACCTTTAACGGCGTCGTTGAGCGGATCGGGCACTCACTAGACGAACGGTCGCGAACGATGCCTGTTGAATTGGACGTGGCGAACCGGGCTGGTCAATTGGCGCCCGGCATGTTCGCGGATGTTGTCTGGCCGGTACGGCGGCCGCAGCCAACCTTGTTTGTTCTGCCATCCGCCGTCGTCACCACAACCGAGCGAATGTTTGTCGTTCGAATTCGCGACGGGGTGGTGGAGTGGGTAGACGTGCGGCGCGGTACAGCAATGGGCGATCTTATTGAAGTGTTCGGACCTCTTGCGCAAGGTGACCAGGTGGTGCTCCGTGGCACAGACGAGCTTCGTCCAGGGACGCGCGTTGTTGCCCAGCAGTCTTCCACGGGTCGTTAAGGGCTCGGCGCGAGGGGACCTGTGACTGAGGGAACCCCGGCCTAAATGGGTCGTGATCTACGCCAGCATCGCAAGCAGCGGGACGCTCCGCCGCGATCCGCAGCGAAGCCTTGAGGAAAAAGCATGAAGCTCGCCCATGACTGAAGAGGGTGCGGTTAGAGGTAGCTTTGTGAGGAAATAATGAAACGAAAGATCTGGTATCCATGGGGTCTTTGCTGGATTACCGTTGTGCTGATCGGATTTCTCAGCGGGGCCTGTGGGAAGAGTGAGCAGAGCGTCCCCAGCCCGCCCATCGCGGTGACCCCGGCTGGCGAGTGGCGAACGTGGAACTTCGATCAGGCGCCGGTTGATCAGCTCCCTTCAGGAGTTTCAGTGCGGCAGACCGGGAGCGGCACGCTGCCCAAGTGGGAAGTATTGGCTGATCTTACAGCGGCAAGCCCACCAAACGTTTTGGCCCAGCGCTCGCAGACGAACTCCGGCGAGCGCTTCAACTTAGCCGTCATTGAGGATAGCGACTATCAGGACCTGGAGCTTGAAGTAAGGTTCAAGGCGGTCGAAGGCTCGGAAGACCGAGGAGGAGGGCTGATCTGGCGCTACCAGGACCCGGACAACTACTACATCGCCCGGGCCAACCCACTGGAAGATAACTTCAGGATATACAGGGTCGTCCGGGGTGTGAGACGACAGTTGGCGAGCTCCTATTTCAAGGTGACGAGCGAGGTCTGGCACTCCATGCGGATCGTGGCTCAGGGCGATCAGATGGAGTGCTTCTACGATGGCAAAAAGTACCTTACGGTCCGCGATCCGACGTTCAGACATGGGAAGATCGGCTTATGGACGAAGTCCGATGCGGTCACGTATTTCGATGACCTGCGGGTCAGGCCAATCAAGTAGCCTTCATCCGAGCTTAGTAAGGCGCTCCAATGGTCAGGATGTGGACTCCCTTTATCCAGCTCTGCGCCGTAGGTCTGCTGGCCAAGCTCAGCTATCAGATGGCCAGGAGCCCGGTCCTGCCTCGCTTTGCCCAGGACCTCGGCGCTGCGCCCGAGCTGATCGGCCTGATCGTGGCCGCGTCAACCATTACGGGGATCTTCATCAAGCTTCCGGCCGGGGCCCTATCGGACGTACTCGGACGCAGGCGAATGATGCTCCTGGGATGTCTATTCTTCGCTGCGCCGCCTTTCCTCTACCCGTTCGCCCACTCTCCCGGTACGCTCCTGGCGCTCCGTTTCCTCCATGGGTTCGCCACCGCCGTCTTCTCCCCTGTAGCCTCAGCCTTCGTGGCCGACCTCTCAAAAGAAGCACGGGGGGAGAAACTCGGCTGGTTTGCCGCGGCAGGCGACATCGGTTCTACCCTGGGCCCCCTCATCGGGGGGTTGCTGCTGTTCTACACATCCAGTTACCCGATGACCTACCTCACGGTCGGGGTCCTCGGCCTGTGTCCGCTCCTGTTGATCCTGCGCCTACCAGATGATGAGATGCCTCGTCGCGCGGGCAGAACCCTCGGTGAGCGCTCCCAGCAGTTCTGGAGCGGAATCAGAGAAGTCCTGGGAAGCCGGGCCGTGGTGATCGCCTCGCTGTTAGAAGCCGCCATGCATGTAGGATATGGCGCTTTCCTGGGTTTTTTCCCCACTTACGCCAAGGGGATCAGGCTCAACGATGCCCAGATCGCCCTCGTGATGGGGGTCCAGCTTGCCGCAACGATGTTCGCCAAGCCGCTCTCTGGGCGGCTCTCCGACCGCCTCGGCCGAAAACCCATGATCTTGGCCGGTCTGCTTCTGTGTGCCGCCACGCTGCCGGCCATCCCTGCCCTCGCCTCTCTGTGGCTCCTCTTTCCGGTGTCGGCTCTGTTCGGCCTTGGAGTGGCTATCGTCACACCTTCGACCACCGCATTGGTGGCGGACCTGGTCAAAGACCAACAGATGGGATCGGCGATGGGGGTCTTCGGCACCATCTGGGATACGGGCGAAGCCTCAGGACCAATCCTGGCCGGTTTGCTCATCGCCTCCATGAATTACCTTTCGGCTTTCGCCGTGATCGCTTCGCTGATGGCGGCAGCCGCCGTGATCTTCGCCGTCCTGGTCAGGGACCCTCAAGCTGTACAGGCAGGAGCAGGAATGGAGCAACAGTACCCGTAAACGTAAGAAGGAGGTTAGACATGAAGAGAGACGATATGCTCCGCATTGTGACGATGGGTGTCTTTCTGGTCGTCGCGCTGGTATGGGATCTGACGCCCGGCTTGGCGCGGGAGGTCGATGGCGCAGGTGCTTTAACAGGTGCTGAAACAAACCGCCCGGGTCTTGATCAGGATGGTATCGCGAAGGCGTTTGGCAAAAAAGGGGAAACAATGGATGGAACATATAAAGTTTCCTTTCCCCGTTTCGATCTGCATGTGAAAGTAGGCAAGATTCCTATCAAGCCCGGCTTTGCATTGACGAATTGGGCAGGGTTTATAAAGTCAGGCGATTCAGCAATGACATACGGAGATCTTGTTCTCCTGGAACGCGAAACGAATCCGGTCATCAGTAAGTTAATGGAATATGGAATCGACATCGTCGCTCTTCACAACCACCTGATATATGAGACCCCCAGGATTTTCTATGTGCACTTCATGGGAGACGGAAATGAAGTGGATATGGCAAAGGGCCTCAAGGAAGCCCTGGCCATTACGGGCACACCCCTCAAATCCTTACCGGCCAGTACTGCAACGAAACCGGATGTGGCCAAAAAAATCGAGGAAGTCTTGGGCTACCAAGGGACCATGAAAGATGGCGTACTAAACGTCAATGTGCCCCGTAAGGATATACATGTAAAAAGGAAAGGTGCCAAGATCCCTGGCAACATGGGAATGAACATCCCATTGAATTTTCAAATAGACGGTGATAAGGCAGCAATCAACGGAGATTTCATGCTTCGGGCGGGTGAAGTGAGCGCGGTTATAAAAGCGCTGAGGGAAAACGGAATAGAAGTGGCGTCTTTGCACAATCACATGCTGGATGAAGAGCCTCGATTGTTTTTTATGCA
This genomic stretch from Candidatus Methylomirabilota bacterium harbors:
- a CDS encoding efflux RND transporter periplasmic adaptor subunit, with product MQITRRQLVLALSLAVATTAVASWRLVWNSGEKAQRQGVRAGAEPSPQIPTVLVTPVVSQRLDRQILLHGDLSAYQDVALYPRVQGFVEWIGVDRGSAVRQGQLLARLSAPEMVAQLSEAEAKIRAVQSERLEAEAKLAADEATYRRLKAASATPGVVAGNDVEVAQKTVEANQARVQLWRENEQAAREVARSVQDIGSYLKITAPFDGIITERNAHQGSLVGPSGTPAAQPMLRIQQVGRMRLVIPVPESDLAGTALGTQVNFTVPAFPGETFNGVVERIGHSLDERSRTMPVELDVANRAGQLAPGMFADVVWPVRRPQPTLFVLPSAVVTTTERMFVVRIRDGVVEWVDVRRGTAMGDLIEVFGPLAQGDQVVLRGTDELRPGTRVVAQQSSTGR
- a CDS encoding DUF1080 domain-containing protein; its protein translation is MKRKIWYPWGLCWITVVLIGFLSGACGKSEQSVPSPPIAVTPAGEWRTWNFDQAPVDQLPSGVSVRQTGSGTLPKWEVLADLTAASPPNVLAQRSQTNSGERFNLAVIEDSDYQDLELEVRFKAVEGSEDRGGGLIWRYQDPDNYYIARANPLEDNFRIYRVVRGVRRQLASSYFKVTSEVWHSMRIVAQGDQMECFYDGKKYLTVRDPTFRHGKIGLWTKSDAVTYFDDLRVRPIK
- a CDS encoding MFS transporter — protein: MVRMWTPFIQLCAVGLLAKLSYQMARSPVLPRFAQDLGAAPELIGLIVAASTITGIFIKLPAGALSDVLGRRRMMLLGCLFFAAPPFLYPFAHSPGTLLALRFLHGFATAVFSPVASAFVADLSKEARGEKLGWFAAAGDIGSTLGPLIGGLLLFYTSSYPMTYLTVGVLGLCPLLLILRLPDDEMPRRAGRTLGERSQQFWSGIREVLGSRAVVIASLLEAAMHVGYGAFLGFFPTYAKGIRLNDAQIALVMGVQLAATMFAKPLSGRLSDRLGRKPMILAGLLLCAATLPAIPALASLWLLFPVSALFGLGVAIVTPSTTALVADLVKDQQMGSAMGVFGTIWDTGEASGPILAGLLIASMNYLSAFAVIASLMAAAAVIFAVLVRDPQAVQAGAGMEQQYP
- a CDS encoding DUF1259 domain-containing protein — its product is MKRDDMLRIVTMGVFLVVALVWDLTPGLAREVDGAGALTGAETNRPGLDQDGIAKAFGKKGETMDGTYKVSFPRFDLHVKVGKIPIKPGFALTNWAGFIKSGDSAMTYGDLVLLERETNPVISKLMEYGIDIVALHNHLIYETPRIFYVHFMGDGNEVDMAKGLKEALAITGTPLKSLPASTATKPDVAKKIEEVLGYQGTMKDGVLNVNVPRKDIHVKRKGAKIPGNMGMNIPLNFQIDGDKAAINGDFMLRAGEVSAVIKALRENGIEVASLHNHMLDEEPRLFFMHFWAYGDASTLARGLKAALDQTGVKK